A DNA window from Boseongicola sp. contains the following coding sequences:
- a CDS encoding AsnC family transcriptional regulator, with product MNENFDNLDRRILSVLQKDASIGLDALGEAVGLSRNATWRRVRSLESSGVIRKRVAVLDAERLGLGLSVFIQIRTNRHDPNWLKEFSKATDDMDEIVAAYRMTGDLDYLVHARVKDMGAYDLLYQQLIRRVEMSDVSASFVMEELKETTALPLS from the coding sequence ATGAATGAGAATTTCGACAATTTAGATCGGCGAATCCTGTCAGTTCTGCAAAAGGACGCAAGCATTGGACTCGATGCGCTGGGCGAAGCGGTAGGTCTCAGTCGCAACGCCACATGGCGGCGAGTTCGGTCTTTGGAGTCTTCCGGGGTCATCCGCAAGCGGGTCGCGGTTCTTGATGCCGAGAGGCTGGGCCTTGGTTTGTCTGTGTTCATCCAGATCCGCACCAACCGCCACGATCCAAACTGGCTAAAAGAGTTCTCTAAGGCGACAGACGATATGGACGAAATCGTCGCTGCATATCGGATGACTGGCGATCTGGATTATCTGGTGCATGCCCGGGTTAAAGACATGGGCGCCTACGATCTGTTGTATCAACAGTTAATCCGACGGGTTGAAATGTCGGACGTTTCGGCGTCATTCGTCATGGAAGAGTTGAAAGAAACTACAGCGTTGCCGTTGTCATAA
- the putA gene encoding bifunctional proline dehydrogenase/L-glutamate gamma-semialdehyde dehydrogenase PutA yields the protein MTQISPSRFHKFPAETEIVANLTKTAALSAHDRARISDNAAALVDGIRNAGNPGMMEVFLAEYGFSTEEGIALMCLAEALLRVPDAETIDALIEDKIAPSDWGKHLGHSSSSLVNASTWALLLTGRVLDDTGPGLAGALRLAVKRLGEPVIRVAAKKAMREMGQQFVLGETMQAATSRATKLEEDGYTYSYDMLGEAAMTEDDAARYFASYANAIKIAGGVQVGKSVADRPGVSVKLSALHPRYEVAKHKRVIEELVPRLRDLARMAAKRNIGLNIDAEEADRLEISLDIIGAVLADEKLAGWDGFGIVVQAYGLRAAPVIDHLFELAKNLDRRIMVRLVKGAYWDTEIKLAQVEGLQRFPVFTTKPATDVSYLACARKLLAMTDRIYPQFATHNAHTVAAVLDMARDPSTFEFQRLHGMGEQLHELVKNQNNTRCRIYAPVGAHRDLLAYLVRRLLENGANSSFVNQVVDEDIPPHIVTADPFDALGAPSGIPASRDLYQPQRINSRGWDLTDGATLAEIDAARAPFLTNLFKAVPLVAGETTSTEPIEIRNPAKPDDIVGQVSLASAADASIALTNALPWDASGAERVVVLNRAAELYEANAGELFALLAREAGKTHMDAVAELREAVDFLRYYAAMGAELGGLPIGIVACISPWNFPLAIFTGQIAGALSAGCSVLAKPAEQTPLVAYRAVQLLHEAGVPLEVLQYLPGDGATVGRALTSDPRVGGVAFTGSTETAKLIRKAMAANMDPGAPLVAETGGINAMIVDSTALLEQAVRDVVASAFQSAGQRCSALRCLYVQEDIAEAFCEMLFGAMDELKVGDPWNLDTDVGPLIDAEANDDIAQYLTDHGFAKQLRTPIKGYFCAPAVVEVEGILSIPQEVFGPVLHIATFSSDELDQVITDINSTGYGLTFGLHTRIDSRVQEVVEKIETGNTYVNRNQIGAVVGTQPFGGEGLSGTGPKAGGPFYAARFQTNAVTDRTRQREMPGPTGETNQLTLHTRPPFLCLGPGDDVVSQQLAAVRAAGGIGQNAEGITPDELRSFGDIGGALWWGDESDARKLAEAMADRDGAILPLITGKPRAFEVLHERHLCVDTTASGGNAALLA from the coding sequence ATGACACAGATTAGCCCATCCCGATTTCACAAATTCCCGGCCGAGACCGAGATTGTTGCAAACCTAACCAAGACGGCAGCGCTGAGCGCCCATGATCGTGCACGCATTTCTGACAATGCTGCAGCGTTGGTTGACGGCATTCGAAACGCAGGCAACCCGGGAATGATGGAGGTTTTTCTTGCGGAATATGGTTTTTCCACCGAGGAAGGTATCGCACTGATGTGCCTTGCTGAAGCTTTGTTGCGCGTGCCAGATGCCGAGACCATTGACGCATTGATCGAGGACAAAATTGCGCCGTCGGATTGGGGCAAGCATCTGGGTCATTCTTCCTCTTCACTGGTAAATGCGTCGACTTGGGCGCTCTTGCTGACCGGACGGGTGCTGGACGACACCGGACCCGGTTTGGCAGGTGCATTGCGCCTGGCGGTTAAGCGCCTTGGCGAGCCAGTGATCCGCGTGGCGGCCAAAAAAGCGATGCGCGAGATGGGGCAGCAGTTCGTTCTGGGCGAAACCATGCAGGCAGCAACATCCCGCGCAACCAAGCTGGAAGAGGACGGTTACACATATTCCTACGACATGCTGGGCGAAGCCGCGATGACGGAAGACGACGCCGCGCGCTACTTCGCGTCCTATGCGAATGCGATCAAAATTGCCGGCGGCGTGCAAGTTGGCAAATCGGTCGCTGATCGCCCGGGCGTTTCGGTGAAACTATCGGCGCTTCATCCGAGATATGAAGTGGCCAAGCACAAGCGCGTCATCGAAGAACTGGTCCCACGCTTGCGCGACCTTGCCAGGATGGCGGCAAAGCGCAATATCGGGCTGAATATCGACGCGGAAGAAGCTGACCGACTGGAGATCTCTCTGGACATTATCGGCGCGGTTCTGGCGGACGAAAAGCTCGCAGGTTGGGACGGGTTTGGTATCGTTGTTCAAGCCTATGGTTTGCGCGCCGCGCCGGTCATCGATCACCTATTTGAGCTGGCGAAAAATCTGGACCGCCGGATTATGGTTCGACTGGTCAAGGGTGCCTACTGGGACACCGAAATTAAACTGGCACAAGTTGAGGGGCTGCAACGTTTTCCTGTCTTCACAACTAAGCCGGCAACGGACGTTTCTTATCTGGCTTGTGCCCGCAAGTTGCTGGCGATGACCGACCGAATTTACCCGCAATTCGCAACCCACAACGCACATACCGTCGCCGCAGTTCTGGATATGGCGCGTGACCCATCGACTTTTGAATTTCAAAGGTTGCATGGCATGGGCGAGCAGCTGCACGAGTTGGTCAAGAACCAGAACAATACGCGCTGTCGTATTTACGCCCCTGTCGGGGCACATCGTGACTTGTTGGCCTATTTGGTCCGACGCTTGCTGGAGAACGGCGCGAATTCGAGTTTTGTGAACCAGGTTGTCGACGAGGATATTCCGCCGCATATCGTTACAGCTGATCCGTTTGATGCTTTGGGGGCGCCATCAGGCATTCCTGCCAGTCGCGATCTCTATCAACCGCAGCGGATCAATTCGCGCGGGTGGGATTTGACTGACGGCGCAACTTTGGCAGAGATCGATGCCGCGCGTGCGCCGTTTTTGACTAACTTGTTCAAAGCAGTTCCATTGGTAGCTGGAGAGACAACTTCAACTGAACCTATTGAGATCAGGAACCCAGCGAAACCCGATGATATTGTTGGACAAGTCAGTCTTGCATCTGCTGCGGATGCGAGCATAGCATTGACCAATGCCCTGCCCTGGGATGCCAGCGGAGCGGAACGTGTTGTCGTATTGAACCGAGCAGCCGAATTGTATGAAGCGAATGCTGGCGAGTTATTTGCACTTTTGGCACGCGAAGCCGGCAAGACGCATATGGACGCCGTCGCAGAGTTGCGTGAGGCCGTAGATTTTTTACGTTACTATGCGGCAATGGGTGCGGAGCTGGGTGGCCTGCCAATTGGCATCGTTGCCTGCATTTCACCCTGGAACTTTCCTCTGGCCATCTTCACCGGGCAAATCGCCGGGGCGTTGTCTGCTGGCTGTAGTGTTTTAGCGAAACCGGCCGAACAGACACCGCTTGTCGCATACCGCGCTGTTCAACTTTTGCACGAAGCGGGCGTGCCGCTCGAGGTCCTGCAGTATTTGCCGGGCGATGGGGCTACTGTGGGTCGCGCGCTAACTTCAGATCCGCGGGTTGGTGGCGTTGCGTTCACTGGCTCGACGGAAACGGCCAAATTGATCCGCAAAGCCATGGCTGCGAATATGGATCCCGGCGCACCGCTGGTTGCTGAGACCGGCGGTATCAATGCCATGATTGTCGATTCGACCGCTCTGCTGGAGCAGGCAGTACGAGACGTCGTAGCCTCGGCATTCCAATCGGCCGGGCAACGCTGCAGCGCATTACGTTGTCTTTATGTGCAAGAAGATATCGCCGAGGCGTTTTGCGAAATGCTTTTTGGCGCGATGGATGAGCTGAAAGTCGGCGACCCCTGGAATCTGGACACGGATGTCGGCCCCCTGATTGATGCGGAAGCCAACGACGACATTGCGCAATATCTGACGGATCACGGCTTTGCCAAGCAATTGAGAACGCCGATAAAAGGCTACTTTTGTGCGCCCGCAGTTGTGGAAGTTGAAGGCATATTATCGATCCCACAGGAGGTATTCGGGCCGGTACTGCACATCGCGACTTTTTCCTCTGATGAACTTGATCAGGTGATTACTGACATTAATTCAACGGGATATGGGCTGACCTTTGGCCTACACACTCGAATTGACAGCCGAGTGCAGGAAGTTGTCGAGAAAATTGAAACCGGAAACACATATGTTAACCGCAACCAGATTGGCGCAGTTGTCGGGACCCAGCCTTTTGGCGGCGAAGGATTATCCGGCACAGGACCGAAAGCTGGCGGGCCGTTTTATGCAGCCCGTTTCCAGACCAACGCGGTCACTGACCGCACGCGGCAGCGGGAGATGCCGGGCCCTACTGGCGAAACCAATCAACTGACACTTCACACACGCCCGCCGTTTCTGTGTTTGGGACCGGGAGACGATGTTGTATCCCAACAGCTGGCGGCAGTTCGGGCCGCGGGTGGTATTGGCCAGAATGCGGAAGGCATCACTCCGGACGAGCTTCGTTCCTTTGGCGATATTGGGGGTGCTTTGTGGTGGGGGGACGAAAGCGACGCCCGCAAACTGGCCGAGGCCATGGCTGACCGAGACGGGGCGATACTGCCTCTAATTACAGGAAAGCCGCGTGCGTTCGAAGTCCTGCACGAACGCCACCTTTGCGTAGACACCACGGCATCCGGCGGCAATGCCGCCTTGCTGGCCTAG
- a CDS encoding IS3 family transposase (programmed frameshift) yields MRQTTGTRRSPGEKIVKEIKRATRKQYSSEEKIRIVLDGLRGEDSIAELCRREGISQGIYYKWSKDFMEAGKRRLAGDTARAATTDEVKDLRREARDLKEVVAEQTLELRLLKKHDRRWGRPRMRYAASEKLEIIRLVEGSHLSARRTLAKLGIPRTTFYRWYDRYRQRGDAGLVDQAPKPRHVWNRIPDEVRRKVVKLALQETELSPRELAVTFTDRERYFVSESSVYRALKAHDLIPSPAFIVLKAANEFKDKTTAINQLWQTDFTYLKVLGWGWFYLSTILDDYSRYIISWKLCTNMRAEDVTDTLDLALQASGCDQVHVIHKPRLLSDNGSSYVSGDLAEWLQDKGMKHSRGAPYHPQTQGKIERWHQTLKNRILLENYFLPGDLETQIEAFVDHYNHKRYHESLNNVTPADVYFGRDKAILRQRERIKRKTLEARRLHHRQRAA; encoded by the exons ATGAGACAGACAACTGGAACTCGCAGGAGCCCCGGCGAGAAGATCGTCAAAGAGATCAAGCGCGCGACGCGCAAACAGTATTCGTCAGAAGAGAAGATCCGGATCGTGCTGGATGGCTTGCGTGGCGAAGACAGCATTGCTGAGTTGTGCCGTCGTGAGGGAATATCTCAAGGTATCTACTACAAATGGTCCAAGGACTTCATGGAAGCTGGCAAACGGCGGCTTGCTGGAGATACGGCGCGTGCGGCTACGACCGACGAAGTCAAGGACCTGCGCCGCGAAGCCCGAGACCTGAAGGAGGTCGTTGCCGAGCAAACACTGGAACTGCGTCTTCTC AAAAAGCATGACCGGCGGTGGGGGCGACCAAGAATGAGGTATGCTGCATCTGAGAAGTTGGAGATCATCCGGCTTGTTGAGGGGTCGCATTTGTCTGCTCGTCGAACATTGGCAAAGCTGGGCATCCCCCGCACCACATTTTACCGTTGGTATGATCGGTATCGGCAGCGCGGCGACGCTGGCCTTGTGGATCAAGCGCCTAAGCCCAGACATGTCTGGAACCGCATCCCCGACGAAGTCCGGCGCAAGGTCGTCAAGCTGGCGCTGCAGGAGACGGAGCTGTCGCCGCGCGAACTGGCAGTGACGTTCACGGATCGGGAGCGCTACTTCGTCTCGGAATCTTCAGTCTATCGGGCCCTGAAGGCCCACGATCTGATCCCCAGCCCGGCCTTTATCGTGCTCAAGGCGGCAAACGAGTTCAAAGACAAGACCACTGCGATCAACCAGCTTTGGCAAACCGACTTCACCTATCTCAAAGTGCTTGGCTGGGGCTGGTTCTATCTCAGCACAATCCTGGACGACTACAGCCGCTACATCATCTCGTGGAAACTCTGCACGAACATGCGGGCAGAGGACGTGACGGACACCCTGGATTTGGCGCTACAAGCATCAGGGTGCGATCAGGTTCACGTCATCCACAAACCCCGCCTCCTCAGCGACAACGGGTCCAGTTACGTCTCTGGCGATCTGGCTGAATGGCTGCAGGACAAAGGCATGAAGCATTCTCGGGGCGCACCATATCATCCCCAGACACAGGGCAAGATCGAGAGGTGGCATCAAACCCTGAAGAACCGCATCCTATTGGAGAACTACTTCCTTCCGGGAGACCTCGAAACCCAGATCGAAGCCTTCGTCGATCACTACAATCACAAGCGCTACCACGAGAGCCTGAACAACGTCACACCCGCCGACGTCTACTTCGGGCGTGACAAAGCCATTCTAAGACAACGGGAAAGGATCAAACGAAAGACGCTCGAAGCGCGGCGCTTGCATCACAGACAGCGCGCCGCATAA
- a CDS encoding winged helix-turn-helix transcriptional regulator, producing the protein MPNSSIEMDKLDRKILQIVSGDARISITELSRRVSLSKTPVQARLKRLESLGVIRGYRAIVDPVMLGLDHVAFVEVKLSDTREKALGEFNKAAVAIPEVEECHMIAGAFDYLLKVRTQDMTRYRHVLGEKVSSLPHVAQTATHVAMQAIKDGGIVT; encoded by the coding sequence ATGCCCAATTCGTCTATAGAAATGGACAAATTAGATCGAAAGATACTCCAGATTGTATCCGGAGACGCCCGCATATCGATCACCGAACTATCGCGGCGTGTCAGCTTGTCAAAAACACCTGTGCAGGCACGTCTTAAGAGATTGGAATCATTGGGTGTTATTCGGGGATATCGGGCAATTGTAGATCCGGTAATGCTTGGTCTTGATCATGTGGCCTTCGTCGAAGTCAAGCTGAGCGACACTCGTGAGAAAGCTCTCGGAGAGTTCAACAAAGCCGCAGTCGCCATCCCCGAAGTAGAGGAATGTCACATGATTGCAGGTGCATTTGATTATCTTCTCAAAGTTCGCACCCAGGACATGACACGCTACCGACATGTCCTGGGTGAAAAGGTGTCGAGCCTGCCTCATGTTGCCCAGACAGCAACCCATGTGGCTATGCAAGCAATCAAGGATGGCGGCATCGTGACTTGA
- a CDS encoding ABC transporter permease subunit — translation MTLFGYRLPGMSSLILWGLLWEIVGQTGATFFVPPLSEVFVTLFEVIQTSAFQKALFETAYAFCAGVFFAIVIGIPVGILMGKNRLLDELLLPWVNVFLSAPLTALVPVLMVLFGFGMKSIIITTTLFAIWIIILNSRAGVKQINRSLVEMAHCFGASPIDAFFKIYFWAALPEILGGVRIGIIRAVKGVIIGQLLISIVGFGALFELYSANFLMGHFWAVLIVLFALAFTISEFLAYLERRVSYYAAKR, via the coding sequence ATGACACTTTTCGGCTATCGCCTGCCGGGCATGTCTTCGCTGATCCTCTGGGGTCTTCTCTGGGAAATTGTCGGTCAGACAGGCGCGACGTTCTTTGTTCCGCCGTTATCCGAAGTCTTCGTCACACTTTTCGAGGTCATTCAAACTTCCGCCTTCCAAAAAGCCTTATTCGAAACCGCTTATGCCTTCTGCGCAGGCGTTTTCTTCGCCATCGTGATTGGTATCCCCGTTGGGATTCTGATGGGCAAGAACCGCTTGCTTGACGAGTTGCTGTTGCCCTGGGTGAACGTCTTTCTTAGTGCACCACTGACTGCCTTGGTTCCTGTGCTGATGGTCCTGTTCGGCTTTGGTATGAAGTCGATCATTATCACGACGACGCTTTTTGCGATATGGATCATCATTCTGAATTCGCGCGCCGGTGTGAAACAGATCAACCGGTCACTGGTTGAAATGGCGCATTGTTTCGGTGCGTCACCTATCGATGCGTTCTTCAAAATTTACTTCTGGGCAGCTCTTCCTGAAATTCTGGGAGGCGTTCGCATCGGCATCATACGGGCTGTAAAAGGCGTGATCATCGGACAGCTTCTGATCTCGATCGTTGGCTTCGGAGCCTTGTTTGAACTCTATTCAGCTAATTTTCTGATGGGGCATTTCTGGGCAGTTCTGATCGTCTTGTTCGCACTGGCCTTCACCATCTCTGAGTTTCTGGCCTATCTGGAACGGCGCGTATCCTATTACGCGGCCAAGAGATAA
- a CDS encoding rhomboid family intramembrane serine protease codes for MFPFRDHNPSLRTPFVTWSLIAVNIVIFTSYWPLFSDERALWFYFLEWGLVPAAARPETFVTSMFLHGGVMHLAGNMLFLWVFGDNLEDALGHFRFALFYLASGLAAAGAQFAADPGSMVPMVGASGAIAGVMGGHLLLYPRARVDVLIFIVIIIRVIPVPAWLVLSGWFGIQLLQGSVVSSAGGGVAYWAHAGGFVAGLVLIFPVWLRRGATRFWDQTNGLPPHPEAKYQYVRSGIPRVRR; via the coding sequence ATGTTCCCGTTTCGCGACCACAACCCATCCTTACGCACGCCATTTGTAACGTGGTCGCTGATTGCAGTTAACATTGTGATCTTCACAAGCTACTGGCCGCTATTCAGCGACGAACGGGCATTGTGGTTCTATTTTCTGGAATGGGGGTTGGTGCCTGCAGCCGCGCGACCCGAGACTTTCGTCACATCAATGTTCCTACATGGTGGGGTCATGCATTTGGCGGGCAATATGCTGTTTCTCTGGGTGTTCGGCGACAATCTGGAGGATGCGCTTGGCCATTTCCGATTTGCGCTTTTCTATCTGGCAAGCGGGTTAGCAGCGGCGGGCGCGCAGTTTGCAGCCGATCCTGGCAGCATGGTGCCAATGGTCGGTGCGTCAGGAGCCATCGCTGGTGTGATGGGTGGCCACTTATTGTTATATCCTCGTGCCCGGGTAGACGTTTTGATTTTCATCGTCATCATAATCCGTGTCATTCCTGTACCTGCGTGGCTCGTTCTAAGCGGCTGGTTTGGAATTCAACTATTGCAAGGCAGTGTTGTTTCCAGCGCCGGCGGAGGAGTGGCCTATTGGGCGCATGCTGGCGGGTTTGTTGCTGGGTTGGTTTTGATTTTTCCGGTTTGGCTCAGACGAGGTGCAACACGGTTCTGGGACCAAACCAATGGTTTACCGCCCCACCCTGAAGCTAAGTATCAATACGTCCGTTCAGGGATACCTCGGGTACGCCGTTAA
- a CDS encoding Ppx/GppA family phosphatase produces the protein MAPRRSRGAGRFPAKVEPSGSAQADPAELYAALDLGTNSCRMLIAQPKGNQFHVVDSFSKSVQLGLGLERTGRLSRASMSRTLQALKICRSKLDKHGVRRLRLVATEACRRARNGEDFLKNIRRETGLNLDIIKPEEEARLAVISCAPLVSTKTEQLLVVDIGGGSTELVWIDLSRVPKFDRPRAIMRLHAGFKPDDNTPFPAARVVDWISVPLGVATLRDQFNDVEDDAARFALMSWFFEENLSAFSPYDDEQAREGFQIIGTSGTVTTVAASHLGLRRYDRNKVDGLRMTSDQIDKVIRTYLDLGPEGRRADPRIGRDRHALIMSGAAILQALLRLWPTDRLSVADRGLREGLLYAQMTADGVLDDGPY, from the coding sequence ATGGCGCCCAGGCGTTCACGTGGCGCCGGACGGTTCCCTGCAAAGGTCGAGCCGTCCGGCTCTGCGCAAGCCGATCCAGCCGAGCTCTATGCGGCGCTGGATCTCGGCACAAATTCGTGTCGGATGCTGATTGCCCAACCCAAGGGTAATCAGTTTCACGTCGTGGATAGTTTCTCTAAGTCAGTTCAGCTTGGACTTGGTCTCGAACGGACCGGACGCCTTAGCCGCGCGTCGATGAGCCGGACCCTTCAGGCGCTGAAAATTTGTCGCTCGAAATTGGACAAGCATGGCGTTCGCCGATTGCGTCTGGTGGCAACCGAAGCATGTCGGCGCGCCCGCAACGGTGAAGATTTCCTCAAGAACATACGTCGTGAAACTGGGCTAAATCTGGACATCATCAAACCAGAGGAAGAAGCGCGACTTGCTGTAATTTCATGCGCCCCACTTGTGTCGACCAAAACTGAGCAACTGCTGGTGGTCGACATTGGAGGCGGATCGACCGAACTGGTCTGGATTGACTTGTCTCGTGTCCCAAAGTTTGACCGTCCGCGAGCGATCATGCGACTACATGCCGGTTTCAAGCCTGATGACAACACACCATTTCCAGCCGCTCGCGTTGTAGATTGGATTTCGGTTCCTCTTGGCGTGGCAACATTGCGCGATCAGTTCAACGATGTCGAAGACGACGCCGCGCGGTTCGCGTTGATGAGCTGGTTTTTCGAAGAAAACCTCTCCGCCTTTTCGCCCTACGATGACGAGCAAGCCCGTGAAGGGTTTCAGATTATCGGAACCTCCGGCACTGTGACCACAGTTGCGGCCAGCCATCTTGGGTTGCGGCGCTATGACCGCAACAAAGTCGATGGGCTTCGAATGACCTCGGACCAAATTGATAAGGTCATTCGCACGTACCTCGATCTTGGCCCGGAAGGGCGCCGTGCCGATCCGCGAATTGGTCGCGACCGCCATGCGCTCATTATGTCGGGGGCTGCGATTTTGCAGGCTTTGCTACGGTTATGGCCCACAGATCGGCTGTCTGTAGCTGACCGTGGTCTCCGCGAGGGCCTACTTTATGCTCAGATGACCGCGGACGGCGTGCTGGATGACGGCCCTTACTGA
- a CDS encoding ABC transporter permease subunit, protein MNRATTLKIVSALILFGAWEIAGRVPVSFAFPTFIESMAALWRMAVDGTLVSAYAETLQPLVVGVAISAFLGIGIGLWVGLNNFFEWLFSPIFIVMQAAPLAALIPLLVLAYGIGLTSKVLVVCIMAMPVIVLNTASAVRNTPENLKEMGKAYLASDPAILLRIVIPAASPVIFAGLRLGVSAGFIGAILAELKITPTGVGDIITFSRSIADYPSMYAAIFSIIVLAVLFLNLLEKIESVLFKGNQRGYVSD, encoded by the coding sequence ATGAACCGTGCAACCACTCTAAAGATTGTAAGCGCCCTGATCCTGTTCGGCGCGTGGGAGATTGCGGGACGTGTCCCGGTTAGTTTTGCCTTTCCTACATTCATTGAATCCATGGCCGCGCTTTGGAGGATGGCCGTTGATGGCACCCTGGTCTCGGCTTATGCCGAAACCTTGCAGCCACTGGTCGTCGGCGTTGCGATTTCCGCGTTCCTTGGCATCGGTATCGGCCTTTGGGTCGGCCTCAACAATTTTTTTGAATGGCTGTTTTCCCCGATTTTCATCGTTATGCAGGCCGCACCGCTGGCCGCACTGATCCCCTTGTTGGTTCTCGCCTACGGCATCGGGCTGACATCCAAGGTTTTGGTTGTGTGTATCATGGCAATGCCAGTCATCGTGTTGAACACTGCCAGCGCGGTGCGCAATACACCCGAAAACCTAAAGGAAATGGGCAAGGCATACCTCGCCTCCGACCCGGCAATCTTGTTGCGGATCGTTATACCCGCCGCTTCACCCGTAATATTCGCCGGTCTGCGCCTTGGTGTGTCGGCCGGTTTCATCGGCGCGATTCTGGCGGAATTAAAAATCACACCTACCGGTGTCGGCGATATCATCACATTCAGCCGGTCCATTGCCGATTATCCCAGCATGTATGCTGCAATCTTCTCGATCATCGTTCTTGCGGTTCTGTTCCTGAACCTTTTGGAAAAGATCGAATCCGTTCTCTTCAAAGGAAACCAACGTGGCTATGTCTCAGACTGA
- a CDS encoding DUF3800 domain-containing protein, with product MGGLLTRSNHEADVVDWVRDIRNTIDARQGAALHYRNLSPSKKDSACRALSNLPVRAFAVCSHKLNMKGHNNNRAAKRGGKQWFYNYCVRILMERATTLCANDCLRNHSEFR from the coding sequence ATTGGTGGTTTGCTGACTAGGTCAAACCACGAAGCGGATGTGGTCGATTGGGTTCGGGACATTCGCAATACAATCGATGCTAGGCAAGGGGCCGCTCTTCACTATCGAAATCTTAGCCCTTCCAAGAAAGACTCCGCGTGCCGAGCTTTGTCAAATCTGCCCGTGAGAGCTTTTGCGGTATGTTCACACAAACTTAATATGAAGGGTCACAACAACAACCGGGCTGCTAAACGCGGCGGAAAGCAATGGTTTTACAATTACTGTGTTCGGATACTTATGGAGAGAGCAACCACACTATGCGCAAACGATTGCCTGCGAAATCATTCTGAGTTTCGATGA
- a CDS encoding QacE family quaternary ammonium compound efflux SMR transporter, producing MPVHYIYLFLAVLAETIGTTALQASYQFSRPGPSVIVVISYALAFYLLSLTLTIMPVGLVYAIWSGLGIAFIAIIGFAVFGQKLDAPAILGLAMILGGILVIHLFSNSTTHS from the coding sequence ATGCCGGTGCATTACATTTATCTTTTTCTGGCTGTTTTGGCCGAGACCATCGGGACAACGGCTTTGCAGGCAAGTTATCAATTCTCGCGACCTGGCCCGTCAGTTATCGTGGTCATATCCTATGCATTGGCATTCTATCTACTGTCGCTGACACTGACGATTATGCCGGTTGGCTTAGTATATGCCATTTGGTCCGGTTTAGGCATCGCATTTATCGCAATCATAGGATTTGCAGTGTTTGGCCAAAAACTTGACGCTCCAGCGATCCTCGGTCTGGCAATGATCCTTGGCGGCATATTGGTGATTCACCTATTTTCCAACTCGACTACCCACTCGTGA
- a CDS encoding ATP-binding cassette domain-containing protein: MSQTEPTPADVGDVPESAVSTRNITKFYGEVEALRDLSLEFTRGQLTSLLGPSGCGKTTLLKIIAGLLEPTSGEVEVNGKTVTGPGPDRAFVFQDFALLPWATVLRNVAFGLEMRGVAKSERDAKAERYIKEVGLGGFENAYPHELSGGMRQRVGLARALAVDSQVLLMDEPFSAVDEQTRRKFQEDLLNLVQNENKTFIFVTHSIEEAVYVSDQIAILLPRPSRVSEIIRPSSFRYKGVDNIRRDPEYLDIVDEIWASLRSYVE; this comes from the coding sequence ATGTCTCAGACTGAACCTACGCCCGCTGATGTCGGGGACGTGCCGGAAAGCGCCGTCTCGACCCGCAATATCACTAAGTTTTACGGCGAGGTGGAGGCGCTGCGCGATCTGTCATTGGAATTTACGCGCGGTCAGTTGACCTCGCTGCTCGGACCGTCGGGGTGCGGGAAAACCACGTTGTTGAAGATCATCGCGGGGTTGTTGGAACCTACATCGGGCGAGGTCGAGGTGAACGGCAAGACCGTCACTGGCCCCGGCCCCGACCGGGCCTTTGTGTTTCAGGACTTTGCGCTGCTGCCATGGGCAACAGTCTTGCGCAACGTGGCCTTCGGGCTGGAAATGCGCGGTGTCGCCAAATCCGAACGCGACGCCAAGGCGGAACGTTATATCAAAGAGGTCGGCCTCGGAGGCTTTGAAAACGCTTACCCGCACGAGCTGTCCGGTGGCATGCGCCAACGTGTTGGCCTTGCGCGCGCACTGGCCGTGGACAGCCAAGTGTTGTTGATGGATGAACCATTTTCAGCCGTCGACGAACAGACCCGGCGCAAGTTCCAGGAAGACCTGTTGAACCTGGTTCAGAATGAGAACAAGACCTTCATCTTTGTCACACATTCCATCGAAGAGGCGGTCTATGTCTCTGACCAGATCGCGATCCTTCTGCCGCGCCCCAGCCGGGTTTCCGAAATCATCCGCCCCAGCAGTTTCCGCTATAAGGGCGTCGACAACATCCGCCGCGATCCGGAATACCTCGACATTGTCGACGAAATCTGGGCCTCGCTGCGGTCCTATGTGGAGTAG